The nucleotide window TTCGGCGTTTTGGCAATCATTCCAAGAAGTGCATAGTGGCGAGCGAAAACATCCGCAATACTAGCTAGAAGAAAATCATTCACATCAGGTTTCACAGACAATATATTGAGCAAGAAGTCCGCATCAATTTTATAAAGCACGAGCCGTTCGCTCATGACTGTAATACTATGCTTTTTTTTCGGATAAGAGGAGAACGCGTCAATTCCTAAAATATTATATGGAAGAACAAATACAGAAATATAGTTTGTTTTTCTTAAATTGTCCTCTAATTCTACTGCAGCATAACCCTCTAACACGAAAAAGATATGTTTTGCTTTTTCTTCCTCGAAAATTATTTTTTCGTTCATTGTATAGGTTTGCTTTTTTACATGTTTATAGTAATCCGGAAATTCTTTTAAATAGCCAAATACGGTATCAAGTTTTTCTGGCATTCGTGTCACTCCTTTTCGGATGTATTTACCCTTTTAGTATACGCTATTTATTTTGAAAAAGAATTTTGAACAGTTTGTGACGTTCGATAAAATAGCGCTTTGTATGCATTTCTAAGAAGAAAATATTTTTTTGCGAAACGAAAAGGCATTTTCCATATATTAAATGTATAAATCACGTGAAAATCCTTTGATATAGTACATTCATAGCCAGTGTGACCCAGATGGTACGGTGATACGGACAGACAGGCGAAAGGAGGAAATTATGAAGTTTGATGATAGTAAACCCATTTATAAGCAAATCGTTCATTATATTCAGACAGAAATTGTTGCAGGAACATACGAGGCTGGTGACAAGCTACTATCTGTTAGAGAGCTAGCAACAAAGTTAGAAGTAAATCCGACAACCATCCAGCGAGCTTATGCAGAACTGGAAGAAACGGAAATTATTTACACCGTTCGAGGTACTGGTAAATATTTGACAGAAGATAAGAGGAGAATTGAGCAATTGGAAAATGACATCGCAAAACAACTTACCGAAAATTTTATTAGTGAAATGAGTAAATTAGGAATTAATAAAGAAAAAATTATCGCTTGGGTGAAAAAAGTAGAGGAGGTAGAAGTAAATGTTAGTGGGAAATAATATCGCTAAATCCTATCCAAATAAATTAGTCTTACAAAATGTGGAT belongs to Listeria swaminathanii and includes:
- a CDS encoding GntR family transcriptional regulator; the protein is MKFDDSKPIYKQIVHYIQTEIVAGTYEAGDKLLSVRELATKLEVNPTTIQRAYAELEETEIIYTVRGTGKYLTEDKRRIEQLENDIAKQLTENFISEMSKLGINKEKIIAWVKKVEEVEVNVSGK
- a CDS encoding Crp/Fnr family transcriptional regulator, with the protein product MPEKLDTVFGYLKEFPDYYKHVKKQTYTMNEKIIFEEEKAKHIFFVLEGYAAVELEDNLRKTNYISVFVLPYNILGIDAFSSYPKKKHSITVMSERLVLYKIDADFLLNILSVKPDVNDFLLASIADVFARHYALLGMIAKTPKERIYMALENLAVEMGTEDEERNEIVLPNFINQSVLARYCRTTQPNISNLLTELVTEEFLINKKSPYRIDKDSLDI